The window AGCTGTTTTCTCAGGTTCTGACCAGTCAAACTCTAGTCCGTCCCTGGATTTATTCATCTTTATCTTGACAATTGATCCAGCGGGATGTTCTACGCCTAAGAGCTCTTCTGCAAGCGGATCTTCCACGTACTTTTGAATAGCTCTTTTTAGCGGTCGTGCACCAAACTTGGGGTCAAATCCTTTATCTGAAATAAAATCTTTGGCTCCTTTGGTGATTTCAAGCTCATAGCCGAGATTTTCAATCCTGTTAAAGAGCTCCTCTGCAAGGATGTCAATAATTTTGAAGATATCCTCTTTTTCCAGCGGACGGAATGTAAGTACATCATCTATTCTGTTCAGAAACTCAGGGTTGAAAACCTTTTTCAGTGCATCCTGAATAGTTGATTTCATTTGGGCGTAGTCGAATGCCTCATCCGAGGACGAGAATCCAATGCCTTTACCCATGTTCCGGATGTCACGCGCGCCAATATTGGAGGTCATGATAATTATGGTATTTCGGAAGTCCACTTTTCTGCCCAGACTGTCCGTGAGTATACCGTCATCGAGTACCTGAAGCAGGATATTGAACACATCAGGGTGGGCTTTCTCAATTTCGTCGAGCAATACAACACTGTAGGGTTTTCGACGGACTTTTTCTGTAAGTATTCCGCCTTCCTCATACCCCACATATCCGGGAGGAGCTCCAACCAGCCGCGAAACACTGAATTTCTCCATGTATTCACTCATATCGATTCGTATGAGAGCTTCCTCCTTGTCGAACAGATACTTCGCAAGTACTTTAGCCATTTCGGTTTTACCTACTCCGGTAGGTCCGAGGAAGATAAAGGAGCCTATTGGGCGAGCAGGATCTTTGAGTCCGGCGCGGGTTCTCTGAATTGCTTTTGTAAGCTTTTGAATAGCTTCGTTCTGGCCCACAATCTTGCTGCTGAGCTCATTCTGCATTTTGAGTAGTTTCTGGCCCTCTTTTTGTGAGATTTTATTGACCGGTACACCACTCATCATTGCCACGACCGAAGCCACATCATCCTCACTTACATCAAAAACAATATGCTCTGATTCCTTCTCCCACTCTTTCTGAGCCTGATCAAGTTCTTCCATGAGGCGCTTCTCGGTATCCCGCAACCTGGCTGCTTCTTCGAACCGCTGTTTTTTCACCATGGAATTTTTCTCATGGCTGGTTTTGTCAATCTCCTCTTCAAGCTCCAGAATATGATCCGGTACGGTTATATTTGACAAGTGAACACGGGCGCCTACTTCATCAAGGGCATCGATAGCCTTATCGGGAAGGAAGTGATCCGTTACATACCGGTCGGTAAGTTTTACACAAGCTTCGATAGCTTCCGGTGTATATCGGACGCTGTGGTGCTTCTCATACTTGTTTTTAATCTGGTTGAGAATTTCCTTCGTTTCATCAACGGATGTGGGCTCAACCATAATTTTCTGAAAACGCCGCTCCAGAGCTCCATCTTTCTCAATGTACTGGCGATACTCATTTAATGTTGTAGCACCGATTGCCTGCACTTCGCCCCGGGCCAGAGCGGGCTTCAGCATGTTGGACGCATCAAGGGAGCCGCTGGCGCCACCGGCACCTACAATTGTGTGGAGCTCATCAATAAACAGAATCACATTGTCTGTTTTTTCAAGTTCACTCATCACGGCTTTCATACGCTCTTCGAACTGTCCGCGGTATTTGGTTCCTGCAACAAGTGCTGCAAGGTCGAGTGCTATTACGCGCTTATCATACAGAACTCGTGAGACCTTCCTTTCAACAATACGGGAAGCCAGTCCTTCGGCTATGGCTGTTTTACCGACTCCGGGCTCGCCGATC of the Rhodohalobacter mucosus genome contains:
- a CDS encoding ATP-dependent Clp protease ATP-binding subunit, with the protein product MEGNFSSKVRDVIQFSREEALRLGHDYIGTEHLILGIVRLGDGVAIRILKNLDCDLFKLKKTIEDTVRGTGGTVTVGNIPLTKQAEKVLRITYLEAKLYKSDTIGTEHLLLSLLRDEENIAAQILQQFNVSYDAVREELDMIISGNTRDTDQDDARSASASISQPPRGSQSSGSSREKKMEKSKTPVLDNFGRDLTQLAEDGKLDPIIGREKEIERVAQVLSRRKKNNPVLIGEPGVGKTAIAEGLASRIVERKVSRVLYDKRVIALDLAALVAGTKYRGQFEERMKAVMSELEKTDNVILFIDELHTIVGAGGASGSLDASNMLKPALARGEVQAIGATTLNEYRQYIEKDGALERRFQKIMVEPTSVDETKEILNQIKNKYEKHHSVRYTPEAIEACVKLTDRYVTDHFLPDKAIDALDEVGARVHLSNITVPDHILELEEEIDKTSHEKNSMVKKQRFEEAARLRDTEKRLMEELDQAQKEWEKESEHIVFDVSEDDVASVVAMMSGVPVNKISQKEGQKLLKMQNELSSKIVGQNEAIQKLTKAIQRTRAGLKDPARPIGSFIFLGPTGVGKTEMAKVLAKYLFDKEEALIRIDMSEYMEKFSVSRLVGAPPGYVGYEEGGILTEKVRRKPYSVVLLDEIEKAHPDVFNILLQVLDDGILTDSLGRKVDFRNTIIIMTSNIGARDIRNMGKGIGFSSSDEAFDYAQMKSTIQDALKKVFNPEFLNRIDDVLTFRPLEKEDIFKIIDILAEELFNRIENLGYELEITKGAKDFISDKGFDPKFGARPLKRAIQKYVEDPLAEELLGVEHPAGSIVKIKMNKSRDGLEFDWSEPEKTASGSGEKEDSGTESESEQEASA